One Methanoculleus sp. 7T genomic window carries:
- a CDS encoding bifunctional 5,6,7,8-tetrahydromethanopterin hydro-lyase/3-hexulose-6-phosphate synthase gives MYLIGEALVGDGAELAHIDLVMGNKEGAVGQAFANSLSQLSKGHTPLLAVIRPNLPTKPSTLVIPKVTLKKEYQVNQMFGPVQAAVAKAVADSVEEGVFEGVDIEDTVIMASVFVHPTAQDYNKIYRFNYGAMKLALRRALDRFPDVDTLMHEKDRAAHAVMGFKVQRLWDPPYLQVAMDLVDKNHMRRVLEALPQNDHLIIEAGTPLIKKFGLSIISEIRELRPSAFIVADLKTLDTGNLEARMTADAGADAVVVSGLAPISTIEKAIEDTRKTGIYTVVDMLNVEDPRAVVEQLKVKPDVVELHRGIDVENTDYAWGDIPAIKKAGGERMLVATAGGIRQHVVKDALRAGADILVVGRAITASKNIQDAAEEFLKELNTEEIDQFRIMTDF, from the coding sequence ATGTATCTCATCGGTGAAGCATTGGTTGGAGACGGCGCAGAACTTGCGCACATAGATTTAGTAATGGGGAACAAAGAGGGCGCTGTAGGGCAAGCATTCGCGAACTCCCTCTCGCAGCTCTCGAAGGGGCACACACCGCTTCTTGCGGTCATCAGGCCGAACCTGCCGACGAAGCCCTCGACGCTCGTCATCCCGAAGGTCACCCTGAAGAAGGAGTATCAGGTGAACCAGATGTTCGGGCCCGTCCAGGCGGCGGTGGCCAAGGCCGTCGCCGACTCGGTCGAGGAAGGCGTCTTTGAGGGAGTCGACATCGAGGACACCGTCATCATGGCAAGCGTCTTCGTCCATCCCACCGCGCAGGACTACAACAAGATCTACCGGTTCAACTACGGCGCGATGAAACTCGCTCTCCGCCGGGCTCTCGACCGGTTCCCAGACGTCGATACGCTCATGCACGAGAAGGACCGGGCCGCCCACGCGGTCATGGGATTCAAGGTGCAGCGCCTCTGGGACCCGCCGTACCTCCAGGTCGCGATGGACCTCGTCGACAAGAACCACATGCGCAGGGTTCTTGAGGCACTGCCCCAGAACGACCACCTGATCATCGAGGCAGGGACGCCCCTGATCAAGAAGTTCGGCCTCTCGATCATCTCCGAGATCCGTGAACTCCGTCCGAGCGCGTTCATCGTCGCCGACTTAAAGACGCTCGACACCGGGAACCTCGAGGCCCGGATGACCGCCGACGCCGGCGCCGATGCCGTCGTGGTCTCCGGCCTTGCGCCCATCTCGACCATCGAGAAGGCGATCGAGGACACCCGGAAGACCGGCATCTACACGGTTGTGGATATGCTCAACGTCGAGGACCCGCGTGCCGTCGTCGAGCAACTGAAGGTGAAACCGGACGTCGTTGAACTCCACCGGGGTATCGATGTGGAGAACACCGATTACGCCTGGGGAGACATCCCGGCGATCAAGAAGGCGGGCGGCGAGCGGATGTTGGTTGCAACGGCAGGCGGCATCAGGCAGCACGTCGTGAAGGATGCGCTCCGTGCAGGCGCCGATATCCTCGTCGTCGGCCGGGCCATCACCGCAAGCAAGAATATCCAGGATGCGGCGGAAGAGTTCCTCAAGGAACTGAACACCGAAGAGATCGACCAATTCCGTATCATGACCGACTTCTAA
- a CDS encoding amidohydrolase family protein, which yields MNESDDIFTARGSVLIAGVTINGSTVDIAIDETGTIASVGKDARKAVDADIVIDGSDRIAVPGLVNTHTHAAMTLLRGYADDMPLQEWLSQKIWPLEAHLTGDDVYAGTKLACLEMIKSGTVAFNDMYFFMDRAADAVDEMGLRATLAYGFIDLGMEEKREAEIKATEALVAHVKSRGNPRIKAAVGPHSVYTVSPEGLRWCADFAKEQKIAVHVHLSETEKEVVDCVAQFGKRPAVLLDECGCLTPRTVAAHCCWLDEAECRLLGERGVSASHNPASNMKLAVNRAMPYHWLKQYGANVCLGTDGCASNNNLDLMEEMKFAALLQKFAWNSQTLLPAGEAVAMATTAGARALGTGLGTLTAGAPADIVLLDARAACNTPLHHTDSNVVYACNGGAVMTVLCRGRVLMHERTVPGEEEIVREAAATARALVGRAEEAS from the coding sequence ATGAACGAGTCTGACGACATCTTTACCGCCCGGGGATCGGTGCTGATCGCCGGGGTTACCATCAACGGATCGACTGTAGATATCGCGATCGACGAGACCGGCACGATCGCGAGCGTAGGAAAGGACGCCCGGAAAGCCGTCGATGCCGACATCGTCATCGACGGCTCCGACCGGATTGCGGTCCCGGGCCTGGTCAACACCCACACCCACGCCGCGATGACCCTGCTAAGGGGGTATGCCGACGATATGCCGCTGCAGGAGTGGCTCTCGCAGAAGATCTGGCCGCTCGAGGCCCACCTGACCGGCGACGACGTCTACGCCGGCACGAAACTCGCGTGCCTTGAGATGATCAAGAGCGGCACTGTCGCGTTCAACGACATGTACTTCTTCATGGACCGGGCGGCGGATGCGGTCGACGAGATGGGCCTCCGGGCGACGCTCGCCTACGGGTTCATCGACCTCGGGATGGAGGAGAAGCGGGAGGCCGAGATCAAGGCGACGGAAGCCCTCGTTGCCCACGTAAAGTCGCGGGGAAACCCGCGCATCAAAGCGGCGGTCGGCCCCCACTCGGTCTACACCGTCTCCCCCGAAGGCCTACGATGGTGTGCCGATTTCGCAAAAGAGCAGAAGATCGCCGTCCACGTCCACCTCTCAGAGACCGAGAAAGAGGTCGTCGACTGCGTCGCGCAGTTCGGGAAACGCCCTGCGGTCCTCCTCGACGAGTGCGGGTGCCTCACCCCCCGGACCGTCGCCGCACACTGCTGCTGGCTCGACGAGGCCGAGTGCCGGCTCCTCGGCGAGCGCGGCGTCTCTGCTTCCCATAACCCTGCAAGCAACATGAAACTCGCCGTCAACCGGGCCATGCCCTACCACTGGCTGAAGCAGTACGGGGCGAACGTCTGCCTCGGGACCGACGGTTGCGCCTCGAACAACAACCTCGACCTCATGGAGGAGATGAAGTTCGCCGCCCTCCTGCAGAAGTTCGCCTGGAACTCGCAGACCCTGCTCCCCGCAGGCGAGGCGGTCGCCATGGCGACCACGGCAGGCGCACGGGCGCTCGGGACCGGCCTAGGGACCCTGACCGCAGGGGCGCCGGCAGACATCGTCCTCCTCGACGCCAGAGCGGCCTGCAACACCCCGCTCCACCACACCGACTCAAACGTCGTCTACGCCTGCAACGGCGGCGCGGTCATGACCGTCCTCTGCCGGGGCAGGGTCCTGATGCACGAGCGGACGGTGCCGGGAGAGGAGGAGATCGTCCGGGAGGCCGCCGCGACGGCACGGGCGCTGGTCGGGCGGGCCGAAGAGGCCTCCTGA
- a CDS encoding methyltransferase domain-containing protein: protein MTQKSNPVSCGVNVFENNAEYYGSVASPIGPHDHYFLDFLSTYAGRQLHLLDVGGGSGNFATLVTKTIPDMDVVVVDPCAPLLEMIGDARITKIQGALPYAMNLSDSECFDFIHVKEVLHHVVGDSIRDSKEQVKVSLNELNKHLDKYGYLLISEIFYEGHIVPTFPRTLIFHVCRLQDKTKIKIPTKEFLEDLSVCFYTRDEFASMLHDCGYTIVGYYEKYWGKSLKTALLGVKERGRMLFIVKKGSGGDEITESAQDPL from the coding sequence ATGACTCAAAAGAGCAACCCGGTCTCCTGCGGCGTGAATGTCTTCGAAAACAACGCAGAATATTACGGCAGCGTTGCCAGCCCCATCGGGCCCCACGACCACTATTTCCTCGATTTTCTGTCAACCTATGCCGGTAGGCAGTTGCATTTGCTCGACGTCGGCGGCGGCTCCGGGAACTTCGCAACTCTCGTGACGAAGACCATCCCGGACATGGACGTCGTGGTCGTGGACCCGTGCGCACCGCTGCTTGAGATGATCGGAGACGCCCGGATAACGAAAATCCAGGGAGCGCTGCCGTACGCTATGAACCTCAGCGATTCCGAATGCTTCGATTTTATTCATGTCAAGGAAGTATTGCACCACGTCGTGGGGGATTCGATACGCGACTCAAAGGAGCAGGTAAAAGTATCGCTAAACGAGTTGAATAAGCACTTAGATAAATACGGCTATCTGCTGATCAGCGAGATCTTCTATGAGGGCCATATCGTCCCCACCTTCCCGAGGACGCTCATATTCCACGTATGCAGGCTCCAGGATAAGACAAAGATAAAGATACCGACAAAGGAGTTCCTTGAGGATTTATCCGTATGCTTCTACACGAGGGATGAATTTGCTTCGATGCTGCACGACTGCGGGTATACCATCGTAGGGTATTACGAGAAGTACTGGGGGAAGTCGCTCAAAACAGCCCTCCTCGGTGTAAAGGAGCGAGGCAGGATGCTGTTCATCGTCAAAAAAGGGAGCGGAGGAGACGAGATTACGGAAAGCGCCCAAGACCCGTTATAA
- a CDS encoding YetF domain-containing protein, translating into MLLSVAQYKNKRIRGFVSPEALKVIEDGRVIEKSLRRELMTREELVERLRARGIGGIEEVRVAYIESDGDISALTYRESDRHRAAAAEEVKKAE; encoded by the coding sequence GTGCTCCTCTCCGTCGCCCAGTATAAGAATAAGCGGATCCGCGGGTTCGTCTCCCCTGAAGCGCTCAAGGTGATCGAGGACGGCCGGGTCATCGAGAAGAGCCTCCGGCGGGAACTGATGACGCGCGAAGAACTCGTCGAGCGGCTCCGCGCACGAGGTATCGGCGGCATCGAAGAAGTGCGGGTGGCCTACATCGAGAGCGACGGCGACATATCGGCGCTCACCTACCGGGAGAGCGACCGGCACAGGGCGGCTGCGGCCGAAGAGGTGAAGAAGGCGGAATGA
- a CDS encoding DUF421 domain-containing protein, with translation MSELFVLQTPLAELVLRAAMIYFFLLIVMRVIGRHEFGQLTPFNLILLLIYPRASRRRSMRATTRSLQGSSAHRHSSA, from the coding sequence ATGTCGGAACTCTTCGTCCTCCAGACGCCGCTCGCCGAACTCGTCCTCCGGGCGGCCATGATCTACTTCTTTCTCCTGATCGTCATGCGGGTCATCGGCAGGCACGAGTTCGGGCAACTGACCCCGTTCAACCTCATCCTCCTGCTCATCTATCCGAGAGCATCTCGCAGGCGCTCAATGCGGGCGACAACTCGCTCCTTGCAGGGCTCATCAGCGCATCGACACTCCTCGGCCTGA
- a CDS encoding PH domain-containing protein, giving the protein MSNEKIRCHPSVVVEKSLKTFSSLIIPLIVVVMWLDRTAMVSILVIFIAALLLFNYRQWKRTTIRFNEIDVVIERDTLFKMKKTLPYSKMASVNVNRGVLNRLFGTSEVLININSGSSAMVPEAVLTFKQDVAEEIRSGMSRRLYDHDVSPEEDETIESVASFSPMDVVIHGLFSVSTGQTILGSAFLAYSLFELYVSAAAGFQVGGKALIPLLMFVAVQIAPSVSLIFRYYNYKVYRRGDTIYLQHGLIRTYKTSFSASRINAVRVKSTLAARLLHRSCIEAEVVGLVSEGGGSSRPVLCLLKDDATQQRVLRELAPEFVYERNSNKQPEGAKSVLLIRAAIASLVVAAVMIYPSMYVYREAAALAGTVGVVLLYVLPLVTALAILAIIYVAYVSYRVAEFDAGEDLFTFVNGAVDRETVVMNYDKVQMVRIEKGPVARVFNVARGSVYMLSSTGSASISSGYFPESRLAAVGETVMERIASGEYDYRKNSI; this is encoded by the coding sequence GTGTCCAACGAAAAGATCCGATGCCACCCTTCCGTCGTCGTGGAGAAATCGCTTAAAACTTTTTCTTCGCTGATAATACCTCTGATAGTTGTTGTCATGTGGCTCGACAGGACCGCGATGGTGTCTATACTTGTGATTTTTATCGCAGCGCTGTTGCTCTTCAACTACAGGCAGTGGAAAAGAACGACCATCCGGTTCAACGAGATAGATGTGGTCATAGAGAGGGACACCCTCTTTAAAATGAAGAAGACCCTCCCTTACTCGAAGATGGCATCGGTCAACGTGAACCGAGGTGTGCTCAACAGGCTGTTCGGGACATCGGAGGTGCTGATCAACATCAACTCGGGGAGCAGCGCCATGGTTCCGGAAGCAGTCCTGACGTTCAAGCAGGATGTGGCGGAAGAGATACGATCCGGGATGTCGCGGCGCTTGTATGACCATGACGTCTCCCCGGAGGAGGATGAGACCATTGAGTCCGTGGCATCGTTCTCCCCCATGGACGTGGTCATACACGGTCTGTTCAGTGTTTCAACGGGCCAGACCATACTGGGTTCTGCGTTCCTGGCATACTCTCTGTTTGAACTGTATGTATCCGCAGCGGCAGGGTTCCAGGTGGGCGGTAAGGCGCTGATTCCCCTGCTGATGTTCGTTGCAGTCCAGATCGCGCCGTCGGTCTCGCTCATATTCCGTTACTACAATTACAAGGTGTATCGCAGGGGCGACACGATATACCTGCAGCACGGCCTGATCAGGACCTACAAAACATCCTTCAGCGCTTCGAGGATCAATGCCGTCCGGGTCAAAAGCACGCTTGCGGCCCGGCTTCTGCACAGGTCGTGCATCGAGGCTGAGGTCGTAGGGCTGGTATCGGAGGGCGGAGGAAGTTCGCGCCCGGTTCTCTGCCTGCTCAAAGACGATGCAACGCAGCAGAGGGTTCTCCGGGAACTGGCGCCGGAGTTCGTTTACGAACGCAACTCGAACAAGCAGCCCGAAGGCGCAAAGAGCGTGCTCTTGATAAGAGCCGCCATAGCGTCTCTGGTAGTGGCTGCGGTGATGATCTACCCTTCGATGTATGTCTACCGCGAGGCTGCAGCCTTGGCAGGGACCGTCGGCGTGGTGCTGCTGTACGTCTTGCCCCTGGTTACGGCACTGGCAATCCTTGCGATAATCTACGTTGCATATGTCTCCTACAGGGTCGCGGAGTTCGACGCCGGCGAAGACCTCTTCACGTTCGTGAACGGCGCCGTCGACCGCGAGACCGTTGTCATGAACTACGATAAGGTGCAGATGGTCCGGATCGAGAAGGGTCCGGTTGCAAGGGTCTTCAACGTAGCCAGAGGAAGCGTGTACATGCTCTCCTCTACCGGGAGCGCGAGCATATCTTCGGGCTACTTCCCCGAGAGCCGCCTCGCCGCCGTAGGCGAGACCGTGATGGAGCGGATCGCGAGCGGGGAGTATGATTACCGCAAAAACAGCATATGA
- a CDS encoding AMP-binding protein produces MVEGSYACGNSQKPLIGITIGEMLNRIAAAHPDSDALISVHQNIRWTYAEFLEHVNTLARALMALDVERGDRVAIWALNYAEWVLVQFATAKIGAIMVNINPAYRTYEFEYALKQSEVQTLILQGRFKTSDYVGMFYESCPEAFEAKPGRINCDKFPFLKNVVFLGDIPYNGMYTWDDLLAKAALISPDELREREESLDFDDAVNIQYTSGTTGFPKGVVLTHHNILNNGFIIGEGMKFTHKDRLCIPVPFYHCFGMVLSNMACVTHGAAMVLPSPVFNAEAVLNAVQDERCTALHGVPTMFIAELSHPDFSKYRLDTLRTGIMAGSPCPTEVMREVNREMHMSDIVIVYGQTETSPGVTMTTIDDPLERRVSTVGRPFSHTEIKIVDPNTKRIIPRGETGEICARGYCVMRCYYNNPNATRATIDENGWNHTGDLGVMDEEDYVKIVGRLKDMVIRGGENIYPREIEEFLHNHPKISDAYVIGVPDKKYGEELMAWIKTDNGAKLTEKEVKEFCRGRIAHFKIPRYIKFVDEFPMTVSGKIMKFKMRDAAIEELGLESESKIETA; encoded by the coding sequence ATGGTTGAGGGCAGTTACGCGTGTGGGAACTCGCAAAAACCCCTGATCGGCATCACCATCGGCGAGATGCTGAACCGGATAGCAGCAGCGCACCCTGATAGCGACGCACTTATCTCCGTTCACCAGAACATCCGGTGGACCTATGCGGAGTTTCTTGAGCACGTCAACACCCTTGCGCGCGCCCTTATGGCGCTCGACGTGGAGCGCGGGGACCGGGTCGCCATATGGGCGCTGAACTATGCGGAATGGGTGCTGGTCCAGTTCGCCACCGCGAAGATCGGCGCCATCATGGTGAACATCAACCCGGCATACCGGACGTACGAGTTCGAGTACGCTCTCAAACAGTCCGAAGTCCAGACGCTCATCCTCCAGGGGCGGTTCAAGACGTCCGATTACGTCGGCATGTTCTACGAGTCCTGCCCTGAGGCGTTCGAGGCGAAGCCGGGCCGGATCAACTGTGACAAGTTCCCGTTCTTGAAGAACGTCGTCTTCCTCGGCGACATCCCCTACAACGGCATGTACACCTGGGACGACCTCCTCGCCAAGGCCGCGCTCATCAGCCCAGACGAACTCAGGGAGCGCGAGGAGTCGCTCGACTTCGACGACGCGGTCAACATCCAGTATACCAGCGGGACCACCGGGTTCCCGAAAGGGGTCGTCCTGACCCACCACAACATCTTGAACAACGGGTTCATCATCGGCGAAGGGATGAAGTTCACCCACAAAGACCGGCTCTGCATCCCGGTCCCGTTCTACCACTGTTTCGGTATGGTCCTCTCCAACATGGCCTGCGTCACCCACGGCGCCGCGATGGTCCTGCCGTCGCCGGTCTTCAACGCGGAAGCGGTCCTCAATGCGGTGCAGGACGAGCGGTGCACGGCGCTCCACGGCGTGCCCACGATGTTCATCGCCGAACTCTCTCATCCGGACTTCTCGAAGTACCGGCTTGATACGCTCCGCACCGGGATCATGGCCGGGTCGCCCTGCCCGACCGAGGTGATGCGGGAGGTCAACCGGGAGATGCATATGTCGGACATCGTGATCGTCTACGGGCAGACCGAGACCTCTCCCGGCGTCACGATGACGACGATCGACGACCCGCTCGAACGGCGCGTCTCTACCGTCGGAAGGCCGTTCTCCCACACCGAGATCAAGATCGTGGACCCAAACACGAAGCGGATCATCCCCCGCGGGGAGACCGGCGAGATCTGCGCCCGGGGCTACTGCGTGATGCGGTGCTACTACAACAACCCGAACGCCACCCGGGCGACGATCGACGAGAACGGTTGGAACCATACCGGCGACCTCGGGGTGATGGACGAGGAGGACTACGTCAAGATCGTCGGGCGCCTGAAGGATATGGTGATCCGCGGCGGGGAGAACATCTACCCGCGCGAGATCGAGGAGTTCCTCCACAACCACCCGAAGATCTCGGACGCCTACGTCATCGGCGTGCCGGACAAGAAGTACGGCGAGGAACTGATGGCTTGGATCAAGACCGATAACGGAGCGAAACTCACCGAGAAAGAGGTGAAAGAGTTCTGCCGCGGCCGGATCGCGCACTTCAAGATCCCGCGGTACATCAAGTTCGTCGATGAGTTCCCGATGACGGTCTCGGGCAAGATCATGAAGTTTAAGATGCGGGATGCGGCGATCGAGGAACTCGGCCTCGAGAGCGAGTCGAAGATCGAGACCGCATAA
- a CDS encoding GHMP family kinase ATP-binding protein: MPIMKIRGGDLDLVEYEFTSFSPGEHIRPCGLKKDYRLVPVSGTVVVEAPARIHLTVLDMNRFAPDRPGGGGIGFAIRTYCTAEVECTDSGLEIDYTREPILRHFVEVFKQVVGYTRGFRIRARDHMHEHVGLGSTSTILVAVANALNTAVGSPLTPDQIRLLLGNNFVEETEAGNVAFGFETGVGPAASTYGGMAVMGDELTLVYQHAFAEGKRVYIAIPPSGVSSAGEKEFDLLMNTARTLDYRDRALKSYLILMDLIPALEQDDIAKIGDVIWEIEFRGSKRAEVEHHGFEIYRYMAALRNAGLEFVGMSSVGPSIAIITGRPEEEVAAVLSSVGLRIAIATEVDNEGLKIRVEEKA; encoded by the coding sequence ATGCCCATCATGAAGATCAGGGGAGGGGACCTGGACCTCGTCGAGTACGAGTTCACCTCGTTTTCCCCCGGCGAGCATATCAGGCCGTGCGGCCTCAAGAAGGACTACCGGCTTGTGCCGGTCTCCGGCACCGTCGTGGTCGAGGCTCCCGCCCGGATCCACCTCACCGTGCTTGATATGAACCGGTTCGCCCCGGACCGCCCCGGAGGAGGCGGCATAGGGTTTGCCATCAGGACCTACTGCACCGCCGAGGTCGAGTGCACGGACTCCGGGCTTGAGATCGACTACACCCGCGAGCCGATCCTCCGGCACTTCGTGGAGGTCTTCAAGCAGGTCGTCGGCTACACCAGGGGGTTCAGGATCCGCGCGCGCGACCATATGCACGAGCATGTGGGGCTCGGGTCCACGAGCACCATCCTCGTTGCGGTCGCAAACGCCCTCAATACCGCCGTGGGATCGCCCCTGACCCCGGACCAGATCCGCCTGCTCCTCGGCAACAACTTCGTCGAGGAGACGGAGGCCGGGAACGTCGCGTTCGGGTTCGAGACCGGCGTCGGTCCTGCCGCCAGCACCTACGGCGGCATGGCGGTGATGGGCGACGAACTGACGCTCGTCTACCAGCACGCGTTTGCTGAGGGGAAACGGGTCTACATCGCCATCCCGCCCTCAGGCGTCTCGTCGGCAGGGGAGAAGGAGTTCGACCTCCTGATGAACACGGCCCGGACCCTCGACTACCGCGACCGTGCGTTGAAGTCGTACCTCATCCTGATGGACCTCATCCCTGCGCTGGAACAGGACGACATTGCAAAGATCGGCGACGTTATCTGGGAGATCGAGTTTCGGGGCTCGAAACGCGCCGAGGTCGAGCACCACGGGTTTGAGATCTACCGCTACATGGCGGCGCTCCGGAACGCCGGCCTTGAGTTCGTCGGCATGAGTTCGGTCGGCCCTTCCATCGCCATCATCACCGGCCGCCCGGAGGAGGAGGTGGCGGCGGTCCTCTCATCGGTGGGCCTCCGTATCGCGATCGCGACCGAGGTCGACAACGAGGGGCTGAAGATCCGGGTGGAAGAGAAGGCGTGA
- a CDS encoding ferredoxin domain-containing protein has translation MVFESDAVEMVARLMALSARTAPKARGVDVIKTRIAVGEDLKVLAEAMQEFGEKHDAGFFIRDARNVAASDACLVIGSLLADAVGLDCGGCGYPTCAEMLEAQHEGLPPAAPFGGPNCAVRMTDLGIAVGSAAKTASIHNVDNRVMYTAGVGALSLGWLEGCGVAYGIPLRASGKDIFFDRTR, from the coding sequence ATGGTTTTTGAGTCAGACGCCGTAGAGATGGTTGCCCGGCTGATGGCGCTCTCTGCGCGCACCGCCCCAAAGGCACGCGGCGTAGACGTGATCAAGACGAGGATCGCCGTCGGAGAGGACCTGAAGGTTCTCGCCGAGGCGATGCAGGAGTTCGGCGAGAAGCACGACGCAGGATTCTTCATCAGGGATGCGAGGAACGTCGCGGCAAGCGACGCCTGTCTCGTCATCGGCTCGCTGCTCGCCGACGCCGTGGGCCTCGACTGCGGCGGGTGCGGGTACCCTACCTGTGCAGAGATGCTCGAGGCGCAGCACGAGGGGCTCCCGCCGGCCGCCCCGTTCGGGGGCCCGAACTGCGCCGTCAGGATGACCGACCTCGGGATCGCGGTCGGCTCTGCGGCGAAGACCGCGAGCATCCACAACGTCGACAACCGGGTCATGTACACCGCCGGCGTCGGCGCGCTCTCGCTCGGGTGGCTGGAGGGGTGCGGCGTCGCATACGGGATTCCGCTCCGGGCATCTGGAAAAGATATCTTCTTTGACCGCACACGTTAA
- the msrA gene encoding peptide-methionine (S)-S-oxide reductase MsrA — MAELEKATFGAGCFWGVEEAFRCVPGVVDTAVGFMGGTLANPTYEDVCTGRTGHAEVVEVTYGPTQISYRDLLNVFWQIHDPTTPNRQGPDVGTQYRSVIFYHTPQQEAAARESKEEMERTGRFRRPIVTAIEPAGTFWRAEEYHQRYLVKHGRGHCRVM; from the coding sequence ATGGCAGAACTCGAGAAGGCTACCTTCGGAGCAGGATGTTTCTGGGGCGTCGAAGAAGCGTTCCGGTGCGTGCCCGGCGTCGTGGATACGGCGGTGGGGTTCATGGGGGGCACGCTCGCGAACCCGACCTACGAGGACGTCTGCACCGGGAGGACCGGGCACGCGGAGGTCGTGGAGGTGACCTACGGGCCGACACAGATCTCGTACCGGGACCTCCTCAACGTCTTTTGGCAGATTCACGACCCGACGACGCCGAACCGGCAGGGCCCCGACGTCGGGACGCAGTACCGGTCGGTGATCTTCTATCACACGCCACAGCAGGAGGCGGCGGCACGGGAATCGAAAGAAGAGATGGAGCGGACAGGCAGGTTCAGGCGACCCATCGTCACCGCGATCGAGCCTGCGGGGACGTTCTGGCGGGCCGAGGAGTATCATCAGCGGTATCTCGTCAAACACGGAAGAGGGCACTGTAGGGTGATGTAG
- a CDS encoding MTAP family purine nucleoside phosphorylase: MLGIIGGTSLLFADLPPLEKTTVATPFGKAEVHTGAFALLLRHQHNLPPHRINYRACLAALAILGVDTIVAFGSAGSLKPEIPPGSIVIPDDYLSVTDIPSIHECTIDHIRPELDADLVRTLGELVPEARMGGVYAQTRGPRIETVAEVKALARAADVVGMTVASEATLALELGMRFAAVCTVDNYANGLGEETLTYEHILETSRANCRRTENILEKIVERLA, encoded by the coding sequence GTGCTCGGGATCATCGGGGGCACAAGCCTCCTCTTCGCCGACCTGCCGCCGCTTGAGAAGACGACCGTCGCGACGCCGTTCGGGAAGGCGGAGGTTCACACGGGAGCCTTCGCGCTCCTCCTGCGCCACCAGCACAACCTCCCCCCGCACCGCATCAACTACCGGGCATGCCTCGCCGCGCTCGCCATTCTCGGGGTGGACACGATCGTCGCCTTCGGTTCGGCCGGCTCCCTCAAACCGGAGATCCCGCCCGGATCGATCGTCATCCCCGACGACTACCTCAGCGTCACCGACATCCCGTCCATCCACGAATGCACCATCGACCACATCAGGCCGGAACTGGACGCGGACCTGGTCCGCACCCTCGGCGAACTGGTGCCGGAAGCCCGGATGGGCGGCGTCTACGCCCAGACCCGGGGGCCGCGGATCGAGACGGTCGCCGAGGTCAAGGCGCTTGCGCGAGCCGCCGACGTCGTCGGCATGACGGTCGCAAGCGAGGCGACGCTCGCCCTCGAACTCGGGATGCGGTTTGCCGCCGTCTGCACCGTGGACAACTACGCAAACGGTCTCGGCGAAGAGACCCTGACTTACGAACATATCCTTGAGACCTCCCGGGCGAACTGCCGGAGGACCGAGAACATACTTGAGAAGATTGTGGAGCGGCTTGCATGA
- a CDS encoding PH domain-containing protein — MVDEEAPACEADTDRNGYRRLNRRCMLSMYMGHAISYAILLVIYVLVRTYSQGFLGPYYDLARYAGIAVLTIALVYMVIAPPVYYARYRYQITEDKIDVRYGVLVIRHILVPIERVHQVEVSRGPINSMLGLGDVTITTAGGDATIEYLEIEEAEMVADRLNTLVGKMLQGRKSTTPEISPALTSE, encoded by the coding sequence ATGGTTGATGAGGAGGCACCGGCCTGCGAGGCAGATACAGATAGGAACGGCTACAGAAGGCTGAACCGAAGGTGTATGCTCTCGATGTACATGGGCCATGCCATATCATACGCGATACTCCTGGTGATCTATGTTCTTGTGAGAACCTACTCGCAGGGATTCTTGGGTCCTTACTACGATTTAGCCCGGTATGCCGGTATAGCAGTTCTGACAATCGCTCTGGTCTATATGGTGATAGCCCCGCCGGTCTACTATGCCCGATACCGGTACCAGATCACCGAGGATAAGATAGATGTGCGCTATGGGGTTCTCGTGATACGACACATCCTGGTACCGATCGAGAGGGTGCACCAAGTGGAAGTCTCCAGGGGCCCGATCAACAGCATGCTCGGCCTCGGAGACGTCACCATAACCACTGCAGGAGGAGACGCGACCATCGAATACCTGGAGATCGAAGAGGCGGAGATGGTAGCGGACCGGCTTAATACCCTGGTCGGAAAAATGCTCCAAGGCAGGAAGTCAACCACGCCGGAGATCAGTCCGGCGCTTACGAGCGAGTGA